The genomic interval GCCGCAGGATTATAAAGTAGCAATGAATGCCTTTAAAATGAAAAAATGGGATGAAGCAGCAAAACATTTCGGGAAGCTTGTGTTAGACCATCCTGACAATATTGAATATAAGGTAAAATGGGAAATGGCAAAAAACAATGCTTCAAAATTGCACATAAAAAAGGGGAAGCAGTATGAATTGAAAAAAGAGTATGATAAAGCCATCGCTGAATATAAAATAGCTTTAATGTACGATCCGACAAATCAATATGTTTTTGACAGGGTAAATGCAATTAACGCGAAAATTGAAAAAATAAAGGAAAAAGCTGCAAGAAAAGAGTACACAATAGCCAAGGCAAAGCAAAAGGCATATGGCAAAAATGGTATCCCTGTTTTAAACCCTTCTTCTAATGAGCCTATTGACCTTTACTTTCCAAGACCAACAAGTTTAAAAAAGATATATCATGCTTTAGGCAAAGCCTCCGGAATTAATATTCTCTTTGATGAGTCATTTCAGGATAAACAAATTGCAATTGATTTAAGGGGGATGACTTTTTACAATGCCTTGAAAGCCTTGATGATAGCAAGCGGTAACTTTTACAAAATCATTGATGAAAAAACTGTAATTATTTTAAGAGACACAAAGCAAAATCACCAGAAATACGATGACAAAATTATTAAAGTTTACTACCTTTCCTATGCAAAACCTGACAAATTAAAAAACAATTTAAGATTGTTGACAGGGATTAAAGAAATTTTTGATGATAAAGATTTAAACTGCGTGGTAGTAATGGGCACCCCTCAGCAGATAAACATTGCAGACAGGATTGTCAAGTTGACTGATAGGCCTAAATCTGAAATTACCATTGATTTTGACTTAATGGAAGTTAATAGATCTAACCTTGATAAATTAGGTCTCCTTCCGACTGATTTACAAAACCCTGCATATAAAGTTGGGGCAGGGTTAATCCCCAATTCTTCAGGTGATGAAGGAAATACAGGTGGCAATGGATTTATAAACCTTGACAATGCAACCTGGATGTTTGCTATCCCTTATTTGCAGGTTGATTTTTTAAAGTCTATCGGAAAAGCAAAAGAGGTTGCAAACCCAACATTAAGGGTATCAGAAGGGGAAAAGGCAAAGGTTTTAATAGGACAATCAGTACCTATTGCAACAACATCATTTACTCCATTTACAGGTATTTCAGGAACAAACAACAATAGTGTTGCAGGCATTGGGGGGCAGCCCCTCACTTCATACAATTATCAGGAAGTTGGTATTAAAATTGAAGTTGAACCAAGAGTTCATCACAATGGAGATGTTACTCTAAAACTTAAATTAGAGGTATCTTCAATAGTGGATAAAACAGCATTCCAGCCTGTTATAGGTAAAAGAACCGTGGAAACGGTTGTCAGGGTTAAGAGTGGAGAAACTGTTATGCTTGCAGGGTTACTTAAAAATTCTGAGAGAACTTCTTTAAATGGAATAAAAGGGCTTGCTGACTTGCCTGTATTAAAAGAATTATTTTCAAACACCTCAAAGGAAGTTCAGCAAACAGACATTATGATGACAATTACTCCTCATATTGTAAGAGGTCCAAATATTGTTGAAGATGATTTATTACCATACAGTGTTGGAAGTGAAGTGGAAAGTAACTTCCCACCTGAAGGATTTATAAAGAAAGAAGAAAAACAAGAGGAATCTATTCCTGAGCCAGCAAAGCCAAAAACAGAAAAACAATTAAAAATGGGGAAAAACAAAAACGACAAAATAGCTAACAAGGGGGGAGAATCTTTAAACAGTGTTTCATTAACCCCTGCAATTGTTTCATTTTCCCCAAAAAGATCGGTAAAGCAGGCGGGCGCAAACTTTTCTGTTACATTGTTTGCCACAAACTTTAAAGACATTGATAATACCGACCTTGTCATTACCTTTGACCCTAAGGTTGTCAAAGTTTTAAATGTAATGGATGGCGGATTTATGAAACAGGACGGTGTTGACGCTTCATTTGTCCCTGTCTGGGATAATAGAAATGGGAAAATAGCAATTACAATAGATAGACGAGGTGGAGAAAAGGGTAGAAGCGGGACAGGGATTTTAGCAAACATTATTTTTCAGGCAATCTCACCAGGTAAGTGTACATTAAAGTTTGAGCCTTCATCCACCATTAAAAATTTTGATGATATGAAGGTACACTCAACATTTATAAATGGAGAGGTTATTGTTAAGTGAGGAAGAGAGGCTTTACCTATATTGAACTATTAGTTGCCGCTACAATTCTTGCAATTTTAGCCTCTGCAGTTGTGCCTTTTTTAAAACTAACCGTTAAGAGAAAAAAGGAAATACAGTTAAGAAGAGCTTTGAGAGAAATCAGAACAGCAATAGACCATTACAAAGAATTAAGTGATAGAGGGGTTATACCAAAAGGAGGCCCCGAAACAATGGGTTATCCTCCAGACCTTGATACCCTTGTGGAGGGGGTTAGAATTATAGGTACAGTAAACAGAAAGGTCAGGTTTTTAAGGAGGATACCTGTTGACCCTATGACGGGGAAAGCAGAGTGGGGGCTTCGTTCAGCACAGGATGACCCTGATTCCACTACCTGGGGTGGTCAGAATGTTTACGATGTGTATTCCCTTTCCGAAGGAACGGCAATCGACGGTACAAAGTATAAAGACTGGTAAATATTTTATGATTTTTAAAACATTTGAATATTTTCAGGCAACAATAATGGTAAATTTCCGTAAAAATAAACTGTTAATGATTCTTTAAAGGGGGAATTATGAAAAAAATTATGTTTTTGTTAACTGTAATTTGCTTTACTTTTTCAACATTTGCGGCAAGCCCAGTGAATAAAGGGCAATATGTTAAAAGAAAAAAAGACAAAGTACTTGAAAAATTATTCAAAGAAAACAAAGAAACATTAAAAAAGATAAAAAAAGCAAGAGAAGATTACCTTGAAAAGAAAAAGGAAGAAAAGAAGAAACAACCAAAGAGAAAGTTTGTTGCCGATTTTTCAAATGTTAAAATCCCAGAATCTCCCAAAGTTTTTAAATCTGCATTTCATTTTAAGCCTGTTGCTCAATATTTAACAGGCACCTGCTGGGCATTTTCAGGGACTTCATTTTATGAGTCAGAAATTTACAGAATTACTGGCAAAAAGATTAAGCTCTCTGAGATGCATACCGTTTACTGGGAGTACATTGAGAAGGCAAAGGGATTTGTAAGGTCTTATGGTACAAGCGTTTTTGGAGAGGGTTCAGAATTAGATGCGGTTAACAAGATTTATAAAAAATACGGCTGTATGCCAGAAAGCGTTTACAACGGTTTAAAAAATGGTAGAAAAATGCACAATCACGAACTAATGTTTAGAGAAATGAATAAGTTCCTTCAGTTTGTTAAAGCAAATGACCTGTGGGATGAAGACTATGTTGTTGCAAACATAAAACTTATACTTGATAAATACATTGGCACTCCACCGGCAAAATTTAAGTACGAAGGTAAAGAATATACCCCAAAAACATTCTTAAAAGAGGTTTGCAAACTTAACATGGATGAATACTATGATTTTGTATCCTTTAAATATGCACCTTTTTACCAGAAGATTGAATTTAAAGTGCCTGACAACTGGAGACATTCAAAGGATTATTATAATGTACCACTTGATGTCTGGTATTCAATTTTGCTAAATGCTGTTAAAAACGGCTATACAGTTGGAATAGGTGGAGATGTTTCCGAGCCTGGCTACAGAGGTGAGTATGATGCTGCAATTGTTGCAGATTTTGATATACCAGCAAACTACATAAATCAGGATGCAAGAGAATTTAGATTTTACAATCATACAACAACAGACGACCACGGTATTCACCTTGTTGGCTGGACTCACTATGCAGGACACGACTGGTTTCTAATAAAGGATTCTTCAAGAAGTGCAAGAAAAGGAAAATTTGAGGGATACTTATTTTACAGAGATGATTATGTAAAACTTAAAATGCTTGATTTTGCTGTCCACAAATCTGCAATTGACCCAAAAATACTTGAAAAGTTTAAGGTAAAGGCAGAGAAAAAAGATAAAAAGGAAACTAAATAATGAAGAAAATAGCATTATTGCTCTTTATTTTAATTACCCTATCTCCTGCTTTTGCAGGGGATAGGGTTCAAAAGAGAGCCTTTACTTTAGATGATTTATACTCATTGAAAAATATTTCAGGTTTAACAAAATCTTACGACGGCAATTTAGTTGTTTTCAGCGTTTCTAAAGCAGATTATAAAAAGGGAAAGTCAAGTTCCAATATTTTTCTATTAAATGTAATTACAGGCGCTATTAAGCAATTAACAAGAGGTGAAAACAAGAACTTTTCTCCTGAATTTTCAAAAAGCGGAAAGTTTTTGTATTTTCTCTCTTCAAGGGAAAAAGGGATTCAGGTGTGGAGAATTCCCCTTGATGGCGGAGAAGCGGAGAGACTTACAGATTTTTCTATGGGTGTAGATAATTTCAAGGTGATTGATGACAACACCATTGTTTTTTCAACCTATGTATTCCCTGAAGCTGGGGCAGATAGCAAAAAGAATAAGGAATTGCAGGACAAAATGGATAAAAACCCTGTTCAGGCTCATTATGGAGATAAACTTCTTTTCAGGCACTGGACTTCATATAGGGATTTCAAGTACTCCCATTTAATAAGATACAATATTTCAAAAAAGAAATACTCGGCAATTACCAAAGGGAAGGCTGATTATCCTGCATTCTGGGAAGATTTTGATATAAGTCCAGATGGAAAATTTCTCATTGTTACTGTCAAAGATGTGCCTGACCCGGCAGAATCAACAAATGACGACCTTGTTTTAATTGATTTAAAAAATGGAACTGAGAAAAACCTGACAAAAGACAATCCCGCCTACGACGGCAATCCTCAATTTTCACCTGACGGAAGGTACATCGCTTACAGATTGCAAAAGGTTCCTGGTTATGAGTCTGATAGATTCAGGCTTGCTGTTTACGACACAAAAACAGGTAAAAAAAAGATATTAACAGAAAAGGTTGACAACTGGGTAAATTCATTTAAGTGGGCTAACTCAAAAACCATTTACTTTACGGTAATGGAAAGGGGATACACCCCTATTTGTTCTGTAAATGTTGAATCAGGGAAGATTAAAAAGGTTTTTGAAAAAGTTTATGTTAGAGAGTTTGTCCCAGTAAAAAGTGGAGTGCTTGCAAACATCTCATCAGTTGGCAAGCCTTACGATATTTACAAACTCTCATTTAAAAACAAAACAAAAACAAGGGTTACTTTTTTCAACAAAAAAATTGAGGATAATGTTGACATAAGGCCTGCAGAGCAGGTCTGGGTTAAAGGGGCTGATGGGGCAAAGATTCATTTATTCATAGTAAAGCCCCATAACTTTGACCCGAATAAAAAGTATCCTCTAATTTTAAATGTTCATGGTGGCCCTCAATACATGTGGGCTGATTCGTTCAGGGGAGACTGGCAGGTTTACCCTGGTGCTGGCTATATAGTTGCCTTTCCTAACCCCCACGGTTCAACAGGATATGGCCAGGAATTCACAAAGGCTATATCAAAAGACTACACAGGCAAGGTAATGGAAGATATTGAAAAAGTTACCCAATACCTTGAAAAACTCCCGTATGTTGATAAAGACAGAATGGGAGCAATGGGCTGGTCATGGGGTGGATATGCAATGATGTGGCTTGAAGGCCATAACAAACACTTTAAATGCCTTGTTGCCATGATGGGGCTTTATGATTTACCTTCATGGTACGGTTCAACTGAAGAGTTATGGTTCCCAAATTACGATTGCGGTGGTGCTCCCTGGGAAAACCCTGAATACTATAAAAAATCCACACCTTCAAATTATGTAAAGAATTTCAAAACCCCGTGTCTCGTAATAACAGGTGAGAGGGATTATAGAGTGCCTTACACTCAAAGTATTCAATTCTTTACAGCATTGCAGAAAAGGGGAGTGCCATCAGAGATAATAATTTTCAAAAACGACGGCCACTGGCCTGACCCGGTAAAATCAATGCCTCTTTATTACAATGCTCACCTTGAGTGGTTTAACAAATGGCTGAAAGGTGGGAAAGCCCCTTACAACTCTGTTGATATGATTAGAGGCCTGGCATACGAGGAGAAAGATAAATAAACAGCAGTTTATTTAAGAAAAATTTAAGCCCCGCAAAAGTGCGGGGCTTTTTTACTTTATTAAGCTAAAAACTTTTTTAAAAATTTATCCCTTTTCTCTAAAGAATTGCCTTAAATTTCTTAATCACACATTTAAAGACTACTTTTTCTTCAAAAGCTCTCTAATTCTCTTTATTTTTTGGATATTCTCTCAATATTCGGGACAGGCATATTCACGGAGGTTGTTGGGTCTATATACTTCTTTATGTTTCCACCTGCCTGAAAATACCTGCCTAAAAATTCCTGATAGTATTGATTTGCTATATTAGCATTGTGAATTATAAGAACATTTTCATCATTTGAATCGTTTCCATTTGCACTCCAATTTAGGGAGCCTGTAATAACGATAGGGTCACTATCAGTATTAACATCAAGAATCATATATTTGTGGTGCATCATGGTATCTTCGTTGTCTTTATAGACAGGTGCCGGATTTGCCCACCGAATGTTTGGATTGTTATCGCTTGTCTTTGATGCTGTTCTTCCTGTCATATCCACTGATGCCGACCACCATTGATTCCAGTATAGATGTTCAAAAACGCCTGCAATGTCAAAGCCTGTTAATGTGCCAACCATGTCATCATAGGAGCCTTCGTATTTATATTTTAGCTCATCACACATAGTCTGGTCAGACCAGGCAAAAATACAAAAGTAAGCATTATAATCAGCATCATTTGCAATTGTATCCTGTAACTTTGAGAGAGGATTATCGCCAGGGGCAAAGTAAACCTCAACAGTTGTCCCGTTTAGATTAAACAGATGCCTTGTATTATCTGTTTTTCTTCCGTGAAAGTTTGAATTATCAGGGTCAGGAATTTGGGTGCTGCTGCCCCACATTTCCTCAAATTCAAGTGTATATGCTTGGGCAATTCCAGTTGAATAAAGCTCGACTGCATTATTTGTGTTTCCACCTAAAATCCCTGAATTCATGTTATTTTCTGAGCCGTACAACCCATTTATTGTAAAATTCCATGAACCAGTCCATACCCATTTCTCATCAACAATAACAAATTTGTTGTGCATTTGGTCTCCTGGTGAGTAATAATTTCCGTTTGATTTCTTTTCTCCTTCACACAACATATATCCAGTTCTATCTTTAGTTCCAACGGTTACAGTTACATAAGGAAATCCGTCAGGATTTGCCGGTAATCCATACTGCTGTCTTTTTGAGCTATCTTCAACTGCAAATATTGGAGAATCTGAGAAAACCGGGATATCATCTGAAGTGCCTACAACACCGTCAGCACCTCTTATCAATTTTTCAATACTTATGCAGTGTAAATCGTAGGTTCTGCTTTCTCCAGGGAGATAATCCTTTGAATCTGCAATAACCCTGACATTAACTCCTCTTACCTTTGCCTGAATTATTGCATCTACAAGTGCAGGTAAATCTATATCGTATGTAGCTATATCGAGGGAATATTGAGCCTGATTTATTCTTTTTATTAACCTGTTTTCAAGATTTACATGCTGATTTAAAACATTTCCTGTAGAAGCAACTGTAGCCACCCCTCCTTTATTAAAGTAAACATTAATAGCCCCTAACTCTTCGCTAACATTATTTAATTCTTCCGGTGCACCTTCATCAACAAGCCCATCATGATCGTTATCTAAAAAGTCTGAAAGAGAGCCAATTGATTCTTGAGATTCAGGAGCAGGGTCTTCAGTTAAATATATGTCTGGGATAGAATCCCATGCCTTTTCAAAATCCTGTTCAAATTGTCTTGCAAGGTAAGCATTTTCTATGTAAAGAGTGTTTTCATCATTTGACCAATTGCCTGAGCCTGTCCAGTTTTGGGAGCCCATCACCACCACTTTATTATCCACACACATTGCCTTAAAATGCTCTTTACCTCCCCAATTTTCAACCTTAACCTGAATTCCTGCATCTCTAAGCCTATTATGCTGACTGTATTCACTTTCAGCGCCAGTGGCGTCAAGGATAACTCTAATCTGTACTCCCCTGTTTTTTGCATCAATAAGAGCATCTGCGATTGCTGTGTCAGTAAAAAAGAAAATTCTTATGTCAATTGTTTTAGTTGAATGATTTATTGCTTTTATTATTGCATTATCTCTTGCATTGTCAGTTGGAGCAAAATAACATTCAACAACAGAGTTATCATCCATTACAAATCTGTGAGGAGTATTGTCTGTCTTCGAATCATGAAAAGCTCCATTAAACATTTCAAAAAATTCTGTTTCATATGCATTTGCAAGGTCACTGTTGTGAATAAGAACGGAAAAGTTTGAGTTATACTCTGTATCAATTCCAGTTAAAGATATATTTGTTGATCCTGTCCATACATACTCTCCATCAACAACAAAGAATTTGTTGTGCATTGTTCTGTCATCGAAATCTGCGACAATACTTCCCTGGGGAAGAGCATTGATTAAAGTCTGTGTGTCAGGGTAGGGGAACCATCCATCAGCGTAACAATCAACAACTCCTTTTACATCGACTCCTCTGTCAATTGCATTTTTTAAAGCCTGTAATACAGTTGGGCAGGATGAATAACCATATATAGCAAAATAAATACTTGTATGTGCTGAATTTAAGAGATTAACAAGTACTCTTTCCATATCTTTTGGGCCATAAGAGGGCATTGTAGTTTCAAGGTGATTAGATAAGTATGCTGAAAGCCAATCAGGTTTAACAAGACTTGAGCTTTGCTGTGAATTTGTTGGAGTTCCTAACCCAACAGCGTACTCTTCTGTGGATGTTTCCCATGCATTTGGATCTGTGCCTTCAATTGAAAAATCCTTTCTATACATTGTTGCTTTTGATGTTGAGTCCCCTGCATACCATTTATCAACATAATCAGAAACATTGCCTGCATTGTCTTTTAAGTAAAGCTTTTCTCCCCCGTTTTCCAGTGCACCTGTGTAAATTAAATCAGCAGCTACATCAGGGACGGAAGTATCGTCTGTTCTTTCTAAAAGGAAATAGCCGTGAGCTTTTATTACGCCGCTTAAAACTATATGGGGGGTGCCGTCTTCAGCCTCAATAAGCCAGTTAGTTAAATCAATATCGTTGTCAGAATTATTATACAACTCAATCCATTCATCATAAGTTGAATGCTGAGTCCCCATCCATGCAATTTCGCTAAACTTTACCTGTGAAAAAACAGAAAAAGAGCAGCAAAACACAATTAAAAAAATAAAACTAATTTTTCTTGTAGCCATATTTCCCTTCCCCTTTTTAATTTCCCTGATTATTATTGTATCTTAAATTCCCTGAGATTAAGTTAATTTTTTGTTAAACTTTAAAAAAAATTTAAAAATATAAATTCAATTGTCTTTTTTTGTTAAAATAAGAATGCGAGAAGATTAGGAGGAGGAATTATTATGTCTGATTACAAGGTTATTAAACAGTCAATTGACGGCAATACTGCCGCTGCGCGCGTGGCACACGCAATGAGCGAGGTAATAGCGATATATCCAATAACACCATCTTCGCCAATGGGAGAACTTGCTGATGTATTATCTGTAAAAGGGGAAAAGAATATTTTTGGGCAGATACCAAGAGTTTATGAAATGCAGTCTGAAGGTGGCGCATCAGGTGCTGTCCACGGGGCTGCAGCAGCAGGTTCTCTAACCACAACATTTACCGCATCTCAGGGCTTGTTGTTAATGATACCTAATATGTTTAAATTGGCTGGAGAGTTAACCCCAACAGTGTTTCACATTGCAGCAAGATCAGTTGCAACTCATGCACTTTCAATTTTTGGTGATCATTCAGATGTAATGGCAACAAGGCAAACAGGGTTTGCAATGATCGCTTCTGCTAACCAGCAGGAGATTCAGGATTTAGCTACAATTGCACATGCTGCAACAATTGAAGCAAAAGTTCCAATTCTTCATTTCTTTGATGGGTTCAGAACCTCTCACGAAATAAGAAAGGTTGAGCTTGTTCCCAAAGAAGTAATGAAAGAAATGATTGAAATGAAATATGTTTACGAAATGAGGAAGAGAGCGCTCAACCCTGATTACCCAACATTGAGGGGAACAGCAGAAAATCCTGATATTTTCTTCCAGAACAGGGAAGCACAGAATCCATACTATGACAGATTCCCTGAAGTTTTTGATAAGTATGCTGAAAAATTCGCAAAACTAACAGGAAGAAAATACAATGCATTTGATTATGTTGGAGATGAAAATGCTGAAGTTGTTGTTGTAATTATGGGTTCAGGTTCAGATGTTGCCCACGAGACAGTGGAAAAATTAAACACAATGGGATATAAGACAGGCGTTGTAAAAGTTAGATTATACAGGCCTTTTGATAGGGAAAGATTCTTTAAGGCAATGCCAAAATCTGTTAAAAAGGTCATTGTTCTTGATAGAACAAAAGAGCACGGTGCCCCCGGTGAGCCTTTATATCTTGATGTTGTTGCTGCTTTTGACAGACAGTTAGAATTAGGTTTAATTGACAGCAAGCCTTTAATAGTAGGCGGGATTTATGGTCTTTCCTCAAAAGAATTTACTCCAGCAATGCTTAAAGGTGCTATTGACCATGTTATAAATAATCCTGTAGAAAAAATAATTCATAGATTTACTCTTGGAATTGAAGACGATGTAACCCATAAGTCTATTCCTTACGATGAAAACTTTGATGCAGAAAACCCAAAGGTTAGAAGGGCAAAGATATTTGGCTTTGGTTCAGATGGAACAGTTGGCGCATCAAAGAATTCTATTAAAATTATTGGTGATGTTGCAGGTAAGGAAGCACAGGGGTACTTTGTTTACGACTCCAAGAAAGCTGGTGGAATCACTGTTTCTCATTTAAGATTCTCCGATGAAAAAATACTTTCCCCATACCTTATTACCAAGCCAGACTTTGTTGGAATAAACAAAATGGAGTATATAGGTACTCTTGATGTTTTAAAGGGGATTCAGGAAGGGGGAACAGTATTAATTAACACCCATGTTGAGCCTGAAAAGGTAATCTCTCTCTTCCCGAAAAAGGATATTGAAACAATAATTAATAAAAAGCTTAAGGTTTACTGCATTGATGCATACAAGATAGCTTATGACATTGGTTTAGGGGAAAGAATTAACATTATTATGCAAACTGGATTTTTCAAACTTACAGGAATACTTCCAGAAGAAGTTTTCACAAGAGAGATTGAAAATGCAATAAGCAAAACCTATGCTAAAAAAGGTGAAAAAGTTGTCAATATGAATATTGAGGCAATGAGAAGGGCTTTGAAAGAGATTAAAGAAGTTCCAGTTCCTTCAAGCGTGACAGAACATACTGAAAAGCCATGGACAGTTGAAGTACTGCCTCAGGATAAAGAAATAAAGGATTTTATTGAAAGTGTTGTGGTGCCTGTTATGCACTCTGAAGGGGATACAATCCCTGTTTCTAAAATTCCTGTTGACGGCGTATTCCCAACAGGCACAACAAAATATGAAAAAAGGTCTGTTGCTGTTAGGGTTCCAAAATGGAATTTTGAAAACTGTATCCAGTGTTCTCAGTGTGCTTTTGCATGCCCGCATGCAGCAATCAGGGCCGCGGTTTTTGACAAGGATAACATCCAATTACCTGAAGAAGAATTCCCAACAATTAAGTTCAATCACAAGGATAACAAAGACGGTAAGTATGTATATAGAATTCAGGTTTTCCCTGATGATTGTACAGGCTGCGGAGTTTGCGTAACCGTTTGCCCGGGTAAGAAAGGAAACAAAGCTCTTGAGCTTGTTCCAAAGTATGAAGTGCTTGAACCTTTAAGAAAAAGCCTTGACGAATATTTAAGAGCGCCAAAAGAGACTAAATTTGCAAGCAAAGCCTCTGTTAGAACAGTTGAGTTGAATGAGCCTTTATTTGAGTTTTCAGGTGCATGCCCTGGTTGTGGAGAAACCCCATACATAACACTTATGACTCTCTTACAGGGTGACAGGGTAATTCAGGCAAATGCAACTGGATGCTCTTCAATTTACGGCGGTACAGCCCCAACAATTCCTTACTGCAAAAATGATAGGGGAGAGGGCCCGGCATGGGGTAACTCACTCTTT from Thermotomaculum hydrothermale carries:
- the nifJ gene encoding pyruvate:ferredoxin (flavodoxin) oxidoreductase, which gives rise to MSDYKVIKQSIDGNTAAARVAHAMSEVIAIYPITPSSPMGELADVLSVKGEKNIFGQIPRVYEMQSEGGASGAVHGAAAAGSLTTTFTASQGLLLMIPNMFKLAGELTPTVFHIAARSVATHALSIFGDHSDVMATRQTGFAMIASANQQEIQDLATIAHAATIEAKVPILHFFDGFRTSHEIRKVELVPKEVMKEMIEMKYVYEMRKRALNPDYPTLRGTAENPDIFFQNREAQNPYYDRFPEVFDKYAEKFAKLTGRKYNAFDYVGDENAEVVVVIMGSGSDVAHETVEKLNTMGYKTGVVKVRLYRPFDRERFFKAMPKSVKKVIVLDRTKEHGAPGEPLYLDVVAAFDRQLELGLIDSKPLIVGGIYGLSSKEFTPAMLKGAIDHVINNPVEKIIHRFTLGIEDDVTHKSIPYDENFDAENPKVRRAKIFGFGSDGTVGASKNSIKIIGDVAGKEAQGYFVYDSKKAGGITVSHLRFSDEKILSPYLITKPDFVGINKMEYIGTLDVLKGIQEGGTVLINTHVEPEKVISLFPKKDIETIINKKLKVYCIDAYKIAYDIGLGERINIIMQTGFFKLTGILPEEVFTREIENAISKTYAKKGEKVVNMNIEAMRRALKEIKEVPVPSSVTEHTEKPWTVEVLPQDKEIKDFIESVVVPVMHSEGDTIPVSKIPVDGVFPTGTTKYEKRSVAVRVPKWNFENCIQCSQCAFACPHAAIRAAVFDKDNIQLPEEEFPTIKFNHKDNKDGKYVYRIQVFPDDCTGCGVCVTVCPGKKGNKALELVPKYEVLEPLRKSLDEYLRAPKETKFASKASVRTVELNEPLFEFSGACPGCGETPYITLMTLLQGDRVIQANATGCSSIYGGTAPTIPYCKNDRGEGPAWGNSLFEDNAEYGLGMRLAVDQLTKHAFELRKQLLEKDGVNEDVKKLLLEVEDIDEQRANDNAFYKTRDAVDKLKELLKDYPAGSLENELYEHLSYLKYKAVWIVGGDGWAYDIGYGGLDHVTASGMDVNILVLDTEVYSNTGGQRSKATPMGGMAKFAMGGKETEKKDLGLISMSYRNVYVGSIAFGASMTQTLKAMKEAASYPGPSLLVAYSNCIEHGINMAQGPEEAKLAVETGYWLLYRFDPRRLKEKKNPLQLDSKEPSRPLRDFYESQRRFKYLLETQPEIAEKYLEEASKWVINRYRYYKKLSELSFEDWEV